The Agelaius phoeniceus isolate bAgePho1 chromosome Z, bAgePho1.hap1, whole genome shotgun sequence genomic interval TTTACAAACAATTCCACCATGCCTGAGTCAGCTCTgtcttgaattttatttttcccttctcttttttacGTGGTGCTTTTCCAGCTGTCATCACTTCCACTCATGTTGCATGTGGCTGCAGGTTTTGCACTGAGTTTATAAATGACTCTCAAAGCCATATTTTTCAGAGcagttcagggaaaaaaatctgttataAGAAGGGGAGAAGAGTTAATGCAAAATCTAATACTCAATAAACTGATTAGTATTCTCAGCAGTATCCAGTTTAACTTCCAAAGACAAGAGCAGGGAGCCCATACAACTTATAGAGGGAAActattctggaaaaaaatcacatacctctgcactgctgctccatTTAATGTTTGCACATTCCCATTTATGCAACatggagacaaaaaaaaaaaaaccaaaaaaaccaaaaaacaaacaaacaaacaaaaaaacctaacTGCAGGGGCAGATGACAGCCATGACTTCAGCTACAGAAAGGAATTATTTATGTAACTATGGTCCCTTTCCATATTTTCTCTTCAAATACACAGATACCTGTCCCTTGGtgtgtttgggttttgctttggtttgtttttctagtgtggggttttttatttcagaaaggcAGGATATCAGTTTCTAAATGGTATATAGACAACACAAAGCTTTATACAAGCAAAACAGATGTATTAGCTCAAAGAGCATGAAGTATGTTTCGAATATACTAATCAAATTACACTAAGACTGAAGACAGAAGTTACACCTTTTTCATGGAATCATTGCTCTGGAAAAAGACTTTAAATCCCCAATACTTTTCCAGAGTTTATCTTACTCCTTAATATGTGAATCAAAGGCTGTCATGGACATAAGGCGTTCCTCCAGGACACTGATTTTATATCTCATGTAGAAGGTAGAAAGTATTAAAACACAAACACtgtaagagagaaaaataaagtgtATCAGTTAAGGAAACTTTAGCAGCAACTGACAAATTCGTTGTAAAAAGCTATTTAAATTATTACTTGCACATGTTCAATAATAAAGGTATTGTTCTTAGAAACATTTCAGGAATAGCATCAATGGCATTCAGACAGTTATGAAAATCTCAAACCTGAGTATGTGTTCGCTAAGTGACATGCAAAAGGAACCTCTGGAAGTACttaaacacttttaaaattttctgaatCAAAAGACCCTTTGCTTTTAAAAGTAAATGGCCAGTTAAGTATAAGCCTGATGCAGCAGGCttatatatgtacatatgtatgtatgtatatacacatTTCTGGGAAGTATAAAGGCCACAATTCccaataatttccttttctcaAGTAAAGCTTAGATTATATCAATCATGTAAATGTAAGAAAATCCTAGTTTTTGACAATCTTGTTATTGCTAACTTACAGAATTGCATAAAATACAAGTATGTGGTTCAGAGATAACAGCTTCTGGGACTTCACTTTGTGGAGGAATCTGAAGGCTTCAGAATGGCCTGCAAGGGAAAGAACCAAGTCTTACTTTGAGCAGAGCAGACCACAGAATATAAACAGTGTTTTGAAGAATGCAACAGATAATGTAGAAGGAGAAACAAGAAAGAGCTCTTCCATGTTCTGTGAACTGATGCACTTTGTAAACTTATCTCAAGTTATTCCAGCTGCAGATCTGTCCTTGATTTCTTACCATTTCGAGGACTGTTTCGGGCTTTTCCATCAGGCCCACGTTTACTATGTGGATCTGAACGAACAGACTTGGCCTCAGGCTTGGAAACTTTCAAATGAGTCTCTGTTTCAACAACATGATAATCTgtcaaaagaaagaattttaacAGAGGTGAAATTGTTGATAGCTTATTTTGGtcaagaaatagaaaaagaggaaaattttaaaaggtgcATTTCTGTACTTTTGGGTGAGAAGCAGAAGTTGGTTCAAGTATCGTTGAAACTATGTACTAGTTCCACATcaacataaaaagaaaagcacaaataAAAAGAAGCACTTGGACTGAAAAAAGATAATATATGTTGCATTTATATTCCAGATCTTTTAAAAGATAGCAACCCATGAAAATCTTGAAAGCTACTATTGAATTTCCAGGCAGAAGATTATAGTCACAAAAGTAATCTCTCAAAAGGCCTGAATTTGCTAGAATAATGATTCCAAATTACTTTAATAGCAACACCAAATGAGGATAGTGCATTGTCACTTTAAAAAGGACATTAAAACTTCCCCTTCGGACTGTCTTTAAAAATGCCAGTGGTATCTTGAAagaaatggaacagaaaaatCTAATCACACTCAGTTTTATGCTCTACTGGTTTACCCTGGACTTGCTCTAATGATGGACAAAAAACAACCATGAGTGAGAGACGTGCTACCTTTCACCCCTACTTTCAACTCCTTTTCCTAGGATGGTTCTTTGCCTGCATATTAGTTTTCATTTGTGGAAAAAGAAATGGCTTGAAGTAGTTACTAGCCATCAGGAAGTAAGACAGCaagttaaaaaattatttagaagCACTCTGTGGCATGTGATGACGCCACAATTTAATGAACAGCACCACACAATTAAAGACAGATGCACTGTAAATGTAAAATACCAATGAAAGCAAATAACTCCAAATTATTTGGCTGAACAaaagacacagagaaaaaaggagttaataaaaaataacatgACAGAGAACTGCTATAAAAAATGACACTGTCTTTCAGCAGTTTCTTATACAAATTAGTCAAGATGGAACCCAGAGTACTAACAGCATAACAACACATTAATAtcttaatatatattaattgTGTAAGAGAATACTCTAGGTTTTCATAACAACATTCAGCATGAGCTACACAAAACAAGTATTGCTGTACTCATGAAGTTATGAAGTATGAGTTATGAAGAACAGCTGCTAGTTAGGTGAAGAACTTGATACAAGAGATTACAAAGAGTGTGGTAAGGAAAGAACAACTTTGGATGGTATTTTCAAATACCTTAATAGCAGCAAAGAATAAAATGAGTGtttaaaaatccccacaaaaaaagtcaaaaataaGCTTGATGACCAAAAGTGACCATAGTACAAAGTGTTATTTGTATAGATCAGAAGTTGCACTGTGACTTGAACTACTTTAAAATGGGTTttgattgtttgtttttccttcgTGTTTTAAAGCATGTGGCTCCTACATTCTATCTCTGTTCACATGGCTAAGCAACTGGAACAAGCAGCAACAATTTAGATCTACTGATGACAAAGTCATTGCCTGAGTCTCGACTTCAGAGGGCCATAGTAACAGAAATGCAGATACTGGGGCCTTGAAGAAGATCTGAAAATGCACATAATTCTCCAGGACCAAACAAATCTAGATTCCACATCAGAAGGGGATACAGAAGCAAAACTGAGAGCTAGTCCATTCTCCTTCTCTTGGGGCTCCATGATCCCACTCACCTTGGAAGCACTCCAGCTCTGGTGTCTGtgagcctgtgctgctggactCTTCCATCTCTTGTCTTCGCTGCTGCACTATTCCATCCAGATCAGAATAATCTTCATTGAAATCCtgatggggagaaaaaaaatcacaaaaaggCTTAGCCCTGTTCTAAATCAAAACAATCTGATTTCCTCTAGAATCTGAACCAAAGATCCAAGCTTTAGAACTGTTTAACCAGGAACAATCTCTGACATCAACATGTTGAGATCAAACTAAAAAATAAGGTCCATAAGATCACCAGAATTCAAGCTTCATCTGCTGCCTTGTCTATAAGAAAGACTGTTAAGTTAGACAAGCTGTGAAGTCTAGGGCAAGTCCATAGACTTAGACTCTGGTTATCACATGCAGCTTCAGAGTTCTTGCAGATGACTAACTGTTTTACAGGGGAAGGTTTGCTACTAGAAACACTGCAAAAACTGCCCATGGCAGACTTTATGTCAGTACAGTGAAATCTGACTGCTAGACAGAGATATGGAGAACACACAGACCTTGAATAAATCCAAAGCCTATGCACGTATATAAACTGCACGTCACAGATAATTATGCTAATTATTCCAACTGTTTTCCAGCTTAAAGACTCATGGAAATTTTAGAAACAGATGTCATGATTCTCTTCAGTTTCCCTTCTTCAGGCATTATAAATAGTACTTGCAATGAAAGATGCCATGCAACAAAAGAACAAACTTCTAAGCCATTTACCAGGGGCAGAGTTCTAGGGCGATCAGCCCTGAAGCTGTTTTCTGCAGAAGAGGGATTTGGACTGTTGCCCATGCTTGTATCCTGAAAAAAAGTAGCACTGTCAACAAGGAACACAAGCAGAAAGTACCACTTCACAGCAAGATAGCAGTAATAATGAACACAAACTACATACCATCTTCATTGCCACTAGTACTTACGTCAAGATGTGTACAGATAGATTTTAATAGCTTGTAGGTGGTATCTCTGGAGAGTAGTGAGACAAACATGTACTGCAAAATAAAAGTTCCAAGAGTGTTTGCAGAAGACATACAGTTTTCCTCTTATCTAAATAAAACTTGACAGGTGATTTTGCTGGTGATCAAGTAACAAAGTATGGCAGTAAAAACCTGTAGTCCTTTCTAAGCCTTTGACTTGATGTTTAtcacacaaacacagaacagGCACATAAAAGTTACCATGttctgctgcaggaacaagAGCATAATCCAGAtctgttctttcttttaaaacGCTTTTCATGCTATGTTTTACCTAACCcttaaaaaaactccaaacaaacaaaaccccaaacttgcTTTTAGGTACTGTCTCCTGCACCCACAGAATATTTGTGCAATGAAAATTCACTGTTTCTGAAGCTGCTCATAGGATAATCATATTTTCTACTGATTGATGCAAGTACAATTCCTGAATATCACTGTAAGCAACAGGTTTTTGTGTGTCTAAAGTATGACTGGTTAGGTAAGAGATACAAATAAATGGAAGAACACTGACAGAGCTGCTAACAAAGAAGGTAACCCTCTGTGCATGCACCTCCTGACTCAGCTTTTCCAGTTCCTCTGGTGCTATGAGTTCTTGGAAAACAGGGAGTGAATGATTACAGAGACCATGTGGCAAACAGAGATTCTATTCTTTATTTTCTCACTGAAATAGCTTGTCCTCTACCAGTACTTACCCTATCTGTCACTGTCGCTATGATCAGAGCATTTGGCACAAGAAGGgcagttttggttttcttcagaAGCGTCACTGACAGCACAGGTATACTAATCTGAAACAAGGTAAATGTAGCATTGGAATCCCAATACTCACATACAAATCTGCATCACACTCTCTCCTGAGGGGCCAGCCCAGCTACTGGGATAAGCCAGACCTTCAACACTCACCCTTTAAAGATGTCTCCACTGCCCTTCTGATTActattatttcatttaaaataagaaatagtAATAATCTGAAATCACACCTAACTACTTTTACTTCTCCTTTTATTATATGCTAATCCAGGCATTTGTTTGTGTCTTCCTTTCCTGATCCCTTCTGGCTCTCACAAGACTATGGGCTTAGTGCACTGCAGATCAGCAAAATGAACCAATCTTAAAGCTATGCTTCTTTGTCTAGAAACCAAATATTTCAGAACATATCAGACAAGAAAAGCTTGTTGAATAATGAGCACAAAAGTCTTCTCACCACTTACAGATCTGCAACAAGCAGGTGAGTAAACAGCTCATCCTTCAGCAAGGTTGAAAGACCCAATACTGATACACCTGCTGACTTCAACTGATTCCTGTGTGTGCCGAGGAGGCAGTCTACATTTACACTGAAAAGTTCTcaattttccttcctcctttatGTTTACATCCAACACCATTAGAGAAATGTCTGCTAAGTTTCAGAGTATTTTGCTTCAGATATTCTGCATGGGTTCTTTCTGTAAATCCCAATTTACAATGGTAAAAATCTGTTTGAAGACAGTGAGTTGAAAACCCTAGAGATTTAGTGAGTTAGGCAAATATAATAATCCTGgatatgtatataatataataacaCCCATGATTAAGAAATAGAtcctgttaaaaatatttttggcacAGGCTCTCAGATCTACCTGAGAAATTTGGAAGCAAGGTTAGAAGTGTTCATAATTTGTTCAGTCTGCAATCACAACACTGAATTAAAATATGCCATTGGAGGAGAATGAATTTACTCTGTGCAGTTTCTTGTTAACTTTTGTTCAGACCAGTAACACAAAATcatgaaatgaaaaattgtaccgggtaaaaaaaaaaaatctttgtaaaTAACAGTTTGGTTGCAAGACTGCCAAATACTGCTTGAACACAAATCCTGCTACAAGAAAGCAGCTTACAATTTTTCTAGTTGGTTCAGTTCACAATTCACCTTAAAGAACTTTAAATCAGAGATGTAAATGGCATTCTACTGTGTGTAGTTTAGATGGACAACATCACTGTAATCAAAACTAATGTGTGCATTCAGCACTTGCTTACTGCACTGCTCCCACAGCATTAGATTGGAAGGGTGGAATCACTGTTTGATCACAAATACTTTTATCTGGAACAGTAATTGTTTCAGAATAAAAGATTTACCTGCAGGCAACATAGAAAGTAATTTAAAAGGGTAAAACAATGTCTAAATCCAAGAAAGACTCAAGGCCAACATATACAGCCAAATGAGTGCTACCtggaaaaaaagtttttcaaTGCCTATTCAATCCTGCAGAAGCAATCTTTTACTTTTAAATATACACACTGTTTTTACTGCATACTCAAAACTCCTGAATTGCATAGCTGTTCCCTGCATGaaagctttcaaaaaaaaaaaaacaaacctgcagCTAGAACTCCTATCAAAAATTAACTGGAATGTGTAGATCTGCTGTTTTTCACAATAAAACACTTTATCCCTAAGCTTATATGGTTTTACAAGTTTTAATCAACAGAAGCTTTGTGTCCTGAAAACTTTGTCAGTGTATCTGACTGCTAAGAATGCTCCTCTTCCTGTCCAGCTTGatttcctccttcctttcccatGACATAATTTTTTACTGTATCCCTGATTCTCAAGCTTTTTTCTTGACGGTATTCCTAAAAGCAGAATGAAGCTGTAAATAAATGATAAGGACTATCTCCTTCACTCTTAATTTTCCCTGcaatgttttctgaaaataagACCCAGAACTGCGTAATTTGCAATATTGCTATAATTACATTTCCAGTGTTTATTCTACCCTATCTCGTAAAATGTTTTCACTCTTCAGCATATATGTAAGCATGTATATATTCCCGAATTTAAAACCTTATTGACAAATAATTTCCTAGTActacatcatcatcatcattctGCATATTTTACCAGTTTTTCTGCTCAATAAAGTTTTACCATATTCTTGTATACCTTTAGCTTAGTTGGCACTCCAAAGCTGTTCCACAGTTTGAAGTAGCTGTAATTGTTCACAGTGAACCAAAGACTGCTAGTACAGCAGCTTAAATGTTAAGAAATTGCAAAGATAGGTGTTACTAATATTGAATGACAGTAGTCAAccatttgttttttattttgtgtcatACAGCTTTCACCAAGATACACACCCATCCACATTAACGTACTGTCTATGACTAGTAGAATCCATTAACTAGAAATCAACAATAGTCCTGGGACAAGTGGTGGAAGACAATAACCCATAAGGTCACTATGGACAATGCGCTGTCAATAATATTAAACAATCTCTAAACATTTTATACTTTATAAAAAGCCCTTTAACAACAGATGGTACACCATCAAAACAGTTGACCCCAGAGAAATGAGATAATCTCAACCCCTAATCAACCCCTAGATCACTGGACCTAACCAGAAGCTTTGTTCAAGGATACACCTGAAAGGAAGAAGCCAAAGAAATCCTTGAAGCATTTTGATCTGTTTCCCCAGACGCAGTCAAAATCAAAGCAGTTTATGTAAAAAAAGCGCAGTCCAAAAGCTCCAAATCAACAGACCCAAGtctttgatttttctgtatGCGCATGATTCACCTCAGGGGTACTAAGCTTTAGGTGGATCACCAAGAAAGACTAATTTATGATCTTCCCAACAGTTCACATCGCAGTTCTGATCTGCACACTAGGCTCACAAATAAAAACCTTGCcaacttgtttttcttttatcctgTTCTTTGTTTATGCAAAATAGGACTGCTAGAAGAATCCTTCAGAGAGCTTTGCTACTCAAGTCAGAAGCCAGTTTTAATTCTTGCTTTCTAAATCCCTTAATATGCTTGATCCTTCTCTCCAGTGCCCCAGCTACAGCCTTGAAGGCCTTAATATTTTTCAGCCTtccttcctccagctcctcGTCCTCTTTTATGTACTTAACCCAAGAGAAACATTTTTGCAAATTGTGTTGCATGGTTTTGCCAATGCCCTCACTGCTGCTTGTCAGATCCTTTCCTCTCATCTGTTTCTTTCAGACATGAAGTCCTTAAACAAAAGATTCAATCTCTAATAATAATAGTGTTCAGTTCTAGACTGTATTTCAAACATCACTTATAAATAGTGATTGTATTCAATAAAACTTGGAAATATTACTATTGTAGCCTCGCACAGTAATTTGAACTTCTGGTGATGAACAAGTTTTTAAGAATAGCATTACTGTTCTATATACAAACATTTTACTAACCTTAGTGTCTTTACCAAAGACCTTGGAATGGAAGCAAATCCAGTTTTCAGAAAGGAATAACTTTCCTTGGTACAGAATTTCTTTCTGCAGAGCACATGTAAAGCCTGAAACAAATAGAATTCTATAATCTTGAATGTAAATCACAACCCAAGCCAAGCCAATCTggcttctgggttttttttgttctttttacaAAGCTATGATATGTTTAGGTTTATGCCTTTTGATTAACATTGTCAAACCTTAAAATTTTCAGTAAGTTTAACTAATACTGACAAGCTCAGATGATGTCACAGGCCTAAGTTTAGACTCAAAGTATTTGAAGGAAAACAACTGAAATGAATAAAATGAATAGCAACATGCAAGTGGCCTCCAAAGGTCAAAAATCTTTTCTGAGAGAATGTGACCCATCTTCCTATGACCTTTTTACTAACTTCTAGGTAACTGTATTACTTAAATGTGAAGAATTTTAATGAAAGATTTTGTCTTTAAACTTCCAGCTCTACAGCTGTTGTCTAAAATGGATGTCCAACAGAGATACAACACATGTAAAGTAATACTGCTTTTACTTCACAGACATTGAGCAAACCAGTTCTTGCTCATGAACCACCTTCCCTGCATTCCTTTCAAGAAACATTTGCTATACATGTCTGTGTACAATTCTCTTCTTTTAAGTACTACATCATTAAAACATCATTAAAACATCATCAACAGCAAAAACTCCAGCTAATCACTTGATCAATGCTGTCTCAAGTAATGTCTTTATTAAGAAAGATTCAGTATCAAAAAATACTGCATTAGATTAGGCTACTCTCCAGGAATGGCAAAGTGGGCTACAATTTCCAAATAGACCAAACATGTAGAAATTTAAGTTTTCCAAGACTATAATAAAATGCCCATTGCACATGGATCAAGGCCCCGTAGCTCTAAGTAAGTGGAGttaaaagttttttaaatttaggtAGCTTCTCTTATACATCACCACATTGGTTGGGTAACAACATTATCTAGGATCCACAGACAACAACAACACAGGGATTAATACTTACTTTGTTTCAGCGGCTCATCAATGGGAACATCTAGAAACAGCTTATGAAAGTGTGCATTTGCCTTCagctaaaaaacaaaaagcccgacaacaaaaccacacacactTTATTAGACAGTCTGACAACCAAGTGACCTGCTTCACTTCCTGTCCTCCACACACCTTCCCATTCTGCCTACTTGTTTTACaagaaatccttttttttttaatgtggttaTTAATACTATATTGTGCTTTACCCAGACGCAAATACACTGATGACAAAGGAACCTGTGTCCTTACACAACCATGAACTATAGTTTTGCTAAACAAAAGCCCTGTCATAGTAGTTGTGTTTACTTTTACTCTATATAGGAAAACAAATAGAGTCTCTGTCTTACCTGATTTGAGGCACGTTTTTTCCTTTCAATCTTGGAGTCGCTCTTGCTTGTCAGGACTGGACTATCTGTGCTGCTCTTGGTCCTGAAGATTTAAAGCATTTGATGTAAGCCTGGCCCCAGTTCATTGGTCTTGGTAAGTTACCAACAGGATGTGCCTTTCCACAGAACATAATAATCCTTTAGATAACTTATCTAAATCATCAAGGATTATGCAGAGATAAAGAGGACTCTATCTTTTCTTAAACTGCTGACTGTGACAGTCTGATGAAGGGCTCCTTTCAATTTAGAAGGGGTATTCTAAATAACCGACTATCTGGTAAGGAAATACAAAAAGTTCAAAACATTTTTCCAGCTTAATGAATTATCACATTGCTTAGCTTCACCTTCGTTTCTGGGCAACATATGAAATACTAATACTAAGCAAACACACTCCTTACTAATTCAAGATAAAATGATAAAAAGCTTAGTAGTTGAGGTGGAAGGCAGCGTACAGAAAGCTATGACCTTGTAACACAAGCTACGAGCTCATTTGAAAAGTGCAACAAAGAATAGGTGCACAAGTCAGAGGATGGCTATGAACTGTATAGTGTAGCATAATGTAATGAAATCATTAAGATAACCAGCAACCCTACAGGAAATGAAATGGAATTCTGAGTGCCAGCTGTATAGGTAGCTGTACTTGTACAGCTCCAGCCATTTATACTGGGAATCCAGACAAAACCTCAGacaactttaaaaaatcaagtACAGATCAAATTCTCTGTGGATGGCTGGGAAAAACAGTTTTGCTATTTTATACAGGAGGAATTAATGGCATGGATtcttcagaaaaacaaacagagaaGGGGACAACTGTTTCATAAATCAGAAAGAGGAGAGCACTCTCTGAGAGCACTCTCTCTGAGATCTATGTGGCACAGAATAAATGCATATTAACATACTATAAAAATCAGGTAGCTCTTTTTCAGAGGCCCTCAGGATGCAAACTGAACAGTAGAAGAAAAAACAATCACATGACTCATACTGAATGAACTGAAAAATATGTTGTGCTAAAGATATAGTAGGGAAATAAAGGTGCTACAAAAGTTTCCATTATTGCACCATATGagtgagaggaagaaaaaccctAAGTGCTATGGAGACACAGTAGGAAACAGATTTTATAGCAATCTGACTTAGACACTGACTTAGCAGAGAAACCAGCTGCATATTTCAGGCAGTCCCTAAAAACTCAAAAATATGTGAGTACATGTATTTGTGTGCTTATATAAAGTACAGGTCAAACTGAAACAAATTGTGAACCTGACAAAAATCTTATATTTAGCCTTCACCAAAAGTACTCAATTATAGCATATGAGAGGTAAGACTGCAAtgtttggaggggaaaaaaagtgataaCATATTCCTTCAAATATCTTTTCCTCAAAGATGcttaatgaaattaaattatgttttttttaaaaatatttgccttGTGACCAAAACAACAGTGTCAGGCTCACCACTGACTTTTGCACTGACTATTCAGTTGACAAAGTGAAAGGTATGCAAAGGTTCAAGCCATCCACGTGGGATTTTAGCTTttagaaaaacttaaaatgCATTTCCGTTCTCAAACAAAAGAAGAATGAATATCTTTGTAGAGACATTAGAAAAATCTGATGCAATATATGGCACAGAGTCCAAAATTAAAACTTATGTCATAGTTTTACCGTGGACAATCAATATTCAGCATGAAAGTGTTCTGGAAACAGGCCAGGACTAAAACTGCA includes:
- the GRAMD2B gene encoding GRAM domain-containing protein 2B isoform X4 produces the protein MEYFDDRKKVDLDRTKSSTDSPVLTSKSDSKIERKKRASNQLKANAHFHKLFLDVPIDEPLKQSFTCALQKEILYQGKLFLSENWICFHSKVFGKDTKISIPVLSVTLLKKTKTALLVPNALIIATVTDRYMFVSLLSRDTTYKLLKSICTHLDDTSMGNSPNPSSAENSFRADRPRTLPLDFNEDYSDLDGIVQQRRQEMEESSSTGSQTPELECFQDYHVVETETHLKVSKPEAKSVRSDPHSKRGPDGKARNSPRNGHSEAFRFLHKVKSQKLLSLNHILVFYAILVCVLILSTFYMRYKISVLEERLMSMTAFDSHIKEHQVHQDLGSHLQINADALCDELTANLRKLEKIQNNLQKLLEDGE
- the GRAMD2B gene encoding GRAM domain-containing protein 2B isoform X3, coding for MVLMTEPRCDAEEPRAARAAGRRENRGAPRLSDGENGTDEKRKAGKSPTVSLQTPTSEMEYFDDRKKVDLDRTKSSTDSPVLTSKSDSKIERKKRASNQISIPVLSVTLLKKTKTALLVPNALIIATVTDRYMFVSLLSRDTTYKLLKSICTHLDDTSMGNSPNPSSAENSFRADRPRTLPLDFNEDYSDLDGIVQQRRQEMEESSSTGSQTPELECFQDYHVVETETHLKVSKPEAKSVRSDPHSKRGPDGKARNSPRNGHSEAFRFLHKVKSQKLLSLNHILVFYAILVCVLILSTFYMRYKISVLEERLMSMTAFDSHIKEHQVHQDLGSHLQINADALCDELTANLRKLEKIQNNLQKLLEDGE
- the GRAMD2B gene encoding GRAM domain-containing protein 2B isoform X2, translated to MVLMTEPRCDAEEPRAARAAGRRENRGAPRLSDGENGTDEKRKAGKSPTVSLQTPTSEMEYFDDRKKVDLDRTKSSTDSPVLTSKSDSKIERKKRASNQLKANAHFHKLFLDVPIDEPLKQSFTCALQKEILYQGKLFLSENWICFHSKVFGKDTKISIPVLSVTLLKKTKTALLVPNALIIATVTDRYMFVSLLSRDTTYKLLKSICTHLDDTSMGNSPNPSSAENSFRADRPRTLPLDFNEDYSDLDGIVQQRRQEMEESSSTGSQTPELECFQDYHVVETETHLKVSKPEAKSVRSDPHSKRGPDGKARNSPRNGHSEAFRFLHKVKSQKLLSLNHILVFYAILVCVLILSTFYMRYKISVLEERLMSMTAFDSHIKEHQVHQDLGSHLQINADALCDELTANLRKLEKNNLQKLLEDGE
- the GRAMD2B gene encoding GRAM domain-containing protein 2B isoform X1, which encodes MVLMTEPRCDAEEPRAARAAGRRENRGAPRLSDGENGTDEKRKAGKSPTVSLQTPTSEMEYFDDRKKVDLDRTKSSTDSPVLTSKSDSKIERKKRASNQLKANAHFHKLFLDVPIDEPLKQSFTCALQKEILYQGKLFLSENWICFHSKVFGKDTKISIPVLSVTLLKKTKTALLVPNALIIATVTDRYMFVSLLSRDTTYKLLKSICTHLDDTSMGNSPNPSSAENSFRADRPRTLPLDFNEDYSDLDGIVQQRRQEMEESSSTGSQTPELECFQDYHVVETETHLKVSKPEAKSVRSDPHSKRGPDGKARNSPRNGHSEAFRFLHKVKSQKLLSLNHILVFYAILVCVLILSTFYMRYKISVLEERLMSMTAFDSHIKEHQVHQDLGSHLQINADALCDELTANLRKLEKIQNNLQKLLEDGE